A single genomic interval of Zingiber officinale cultivar Zhangliang chromosome 4A, Zo_v1.1, whole genome shotgun sequence harbors:
- the LOC121971378 gene encoding putative disease resistance RPP13-like protein 1 isoform X2, whose protein sequence is MAMILDFFVSKFMTITANMVEVEIFKVLGVDKEIKALQERLGTINGYLHEAKEKRHENDEIDLWVRKLKDVMYDADDVIDLCMIEGGKLLKARALSGDEDEISSFEEIGIKLVNKCDGLPLAIKAIAGVLYQQNKAKWEDVLESDAWNMDQIEEELRPLYLSYEDLPSRFKQCFLYCSLYPQKDMYSKEIVQFWVAEGLIMDEQDELRRDIPNKKQRTMEDLGEEIYRELLGRNLLEAKKNDLSKSFFSMHDHFRSLCANLLREEGVLYRHGREFKVDDNVKIRRLSISCMGPMLVLPAQILRQACLRTLILTDSPQTKTIEDSVLQALLCLRVLDLTKTSIEKIPDCIGDLLHLRYLDLDETNIREIPTTIGNLVNLQSLNILRCKFLERLPVSITKLHNLRWLNMIGCPLLTYVPKGIGKLENIYSLYGFMIGQNDSTEEGCDLEELKNLSKLRVLIILRLERAEKGASALANKPFLKDLTLSWMRPNEEEDDNGGGHDAQANEEEDGDGKDDGSGQRTETKEEEEDENEEVEDEGEEEEDENEEVDGEEEEKGWNEVQISKAERICNEMSQPSSTLIHLHFYEYCGRQFPSWMASSSLAESFPNLTYLKLVGLPCCTELPPLGTLPQLKFLSIVSANAITAIGSQFLGSRSSAFPKLEVLRFEDMPKWEEWTFKGTPLAVKLFPSLRSCAIINFPKLRALPDDLHRAANLNELYLFQTYELREINNLPLAYKLKVANGRGLKKISNIPSLRYLEVDDCPNLECVENLDKLQHLVLICSEEMEQLPQWFQDLIEQHNNMASTHRSLKKFEMHCNLQLLMSCLEGNENWDILKHIPVVKIQTYSSKEYIRYTKDPYNYDANIPSN, encoded by the exons ATGGCAATGATCTTAGATTTCTTTGTCTCAAAATTCATGACAATCACTGCCAACATGGTGGAGGTAGAGATCTTTAAGGTGCTCGGTGTCGATAAGGAGATCAAAGCTCTTCAAGAAAGGTTAGGGACAATCAATGGTTATCTCCACGAGGCAAAGGAAAAGAGGCATGAGAATGATGAAATTGATTTATGGGTGCGGAAGTTGAAGGATGTCATGTATGATGCTGATGATGTTATTGATCTCTGTATGATTGAAGGGGGAAAGTTATTGAAAGCTCGAGCTTTATCAG GAGATGAAGACGAGATATCAAGCTTCGAAGAAATAGGAATTAAACTTGTCAACAAATGTGACGGTTTGCCTCTTGCGATTAAAGCTATTGCAGGGGTTCTATACCAACAAAACAAAGCAAAATGGGAGGATGTTCTTGAAAGTGATGCATGGAATATGGATCAGATTGAGGAAGAATTAAGACCTTTATATTTGAGTTACGAAGACTTACCATCTAGATTCAAACAATGTTTTCTCTATTGCTCTTTGTATCCTCAAAAAGATATGTATTCTAAGGAGATTGTTCAGTTTTGGGTCGCCGAAGGTCTTATTATGGATGAACAAGATGAATTGAGGAGGGATATTCCAAATAAAAAGCAGAGAACAATGGAAGATCTAGGGGAGGAGATTTACAGGGAGTTACTTGGTAGAAATCTCTTAGAAGCTAAAAAAAATGATTTGTCCAAGAGTTTCTTCTCTATGCACGATCACTTCAGATCACTTTGTGCAAATTTACTGAGAGAGGAAGGGGTTTTATATCGACATGGTAGAGAATTCAAAGTAGATGATAATGTGAAAATTCGACGGCTGTCAATCTCTTGTATGGGGCCTATGCTAGTGTTACCGGCTCAAATTCTAAGACAAGCTTGTTTGAGAACTCTAATTCTCACGGACTCCCCTCAAACCAAGACAATCGAAGATAGTGTTCTGCAAGCATTACTGTGTTTGCGAGTTTTGGATCTCACAAAAACATCAATTGAAAAGATTCCAGATTGCATTGGAGATTTGTTGCATTTAAGATATCTAGATCTCGATGAAACAAATATTCGTGAGATTCCGACAACTATCGGGAACCTTGTAAACCTTCAGAGTCTGAATATCTTAAGGTGTAAGTTCTTGGAAAGACTTCCTGTGTCCATTACTAAGTTGCATAATCTAAGATGGCTTAACATGATTGGTTGTCCACTGCTCACTTATGTGCCCAAGGGAATTGGGAAACTGGAAAATATCTATAGCCTTTATGGATTTATGATTGGACAGAATGACTCAACTGAAGAAGGTTGTGATTTAGAAGAGCTGAAAAATCTCTCCAAGTTGAGAGTCCTAATCATTCTGAGGCTTGAGAGGGCAGAAAAAGGAGCCTCTGCACTTGCAAACAAGCCATTTCTTAAGGACCTTACGTTGTCATGGATGCGACCAAATGAGGAGGAAGATGACAATGGTGGAGGGCACGATGCTCAagccaatgaagaagaagatggtgatgGCAAGGATGATGGCTCTGGACAACGAActgaaactaaagaggaagaagaagacgaaaATGAGGAGGTGGAGGATgagggtgaggaagaagaagacgaaaATGAGGAGGtggatggtgaggaagaagaaaaaggatgGAATGAGGTGCAAATCAGTAAAGCCGAGAGGATATGCAATGAAATGTCTCAGCCTtcatcaaccttgatccaccttcACTTCTATGAGTACTGTGGCCGACAGTTCCCGAGCTGGATGGCATCCTCTTCCTTGGCTGAATCTTTTCCAAACTTGACGTATTTGAAGCTTGTTGGTTTGCCATGTTGCACGGAGCTCCCTCCCTTGGGTACACTGCCTCAGCTCAAGTTCCTCAGTATTGTAAGTGCAAACGCCATAACAGCCATTGGGTCTCAATTTCTCGGATCGAGAAGCTCTGCATTTCCCAAACTTGAAGTGCTCCGATTTGAAGACATGCCCAAATGGGAGGAGTGGACATTCAAGGGAACACCTCTTGCAGTGAAGTTGTTTCCGAGTCTCAGGAGTTGTGCTATTATCAACTTCCCAAAGCTAAGAGCTCTTCCTGACGACCTCCACCGAGCTGCCAACCTCAATGAACTGTACTTGTTCCAAACGTATGAGCTACGTGAGATCAATAACCTCCCCTTGGCTTACAAGCTTAAGGTCGCAAATGGCAGAGGGTTGAAGAAGATTTCCAACATCCCGTCATTAAGATATCTTGAGGTGGATGACTGTCCCAACTTGGAGTGCGTGGAGAATCTCGACAAGCTGCAGCATTTGGTGTTGATATGTTCAGAGGAAATGGAGCAGCTCCCGCAGTGGTTCCAGGACTTGATCGAGCAGCATAACAACATGGCCAGCACTCACAGGAGTTTGAAGAAGTTTGAGATGCACTGCAATCTTCAACTGCTAATGAGCTGTCTCGAAGGCAATGAGAATTGGGACATTCTCAAGCATATTCCTGTTGTCAAAATACAGACATATTCCAGCAAAGAGTACATCCGATATACCAAGGATCCCTACAACTATGATGCAAACATTCCTTCTAATTGA
- the LOC121971378 gene encoding putative disease resistance protein RGA3 isoform X1, which translates to MAMILDFFVSKFMTITANMVEVEIFKVLGVDKEIKALQERLGTINGYLHEAKEKRHENDEIDLWVRKLKDVMYDADDVIDLCMIEGGKLLKARALSGSTTINIPFNYLFSCFQCLKYRHDIANQIIALNNRLEDLKKDIVIRSNLDRTTKESIEYVNRLVTHETSHLQVEGDIIGTQIKNATEVLVNLILENNPKKYRVLGVVGTGGIGKSTLASKIFEDERIKDNFSNRIWLYVSKNYTESDLLKNLIRSAEGSETKGENLEGKSKVELENKLVSILTQNTFIVLDDVWNSSVWVDFLRKPIMKSATSCTVLVTSRIEKIVMLMKPRYIHPVEKMDEESGWTLLKHLVFDVEGDEDEISSFEEIGIKLVNKCDGLPLAIKAIAGVLYQQNKAKWEDVLESDAWNMDQIEEELRPLYLSYEDLPSRFKQCFLYCSLYPQKDMYSKEIVQFWVAEGLIMDEQDELRRDIPNKKQRTMEDLGEEIYRELLGRNLLEAKKNDLSKSFFSMHDHFRSLCANLLREEGVLYRHGREFKVDDNVKIRRLSISCMGPMLVLPAQILRQACLRTLILTDSPQTKTIEDSVLQALLCLRVLDLTKTSIEKIPDCIGDLLHLRYLDLDETNIREIPTTIGNLVNLQSLNILRCKFLERLPVSITKLHNLRWLNMIGCPLLTYVPKGIGKLENIYSLYGFMIGQNDSTEEGCDLEELKNLSKLRVLIILRLERAEKGASALANKPFLKDLTLSWMRPNEEEDDNGGGHDAQANEEEDGDGKDDGSGQRTETKEEEEDENEEVEDEGEEEEDENEEVDGEEEEKGWNEVQISKAERICNEMSQPSSTLIHLHFYEYCGRQFPSWMASSSLAESFPNLTYLKLVGLPCCTELPPLGTLPQLKFLSIVSANAITAIGSQFLGSRSSAFPKLEVLRFEDMPKWEEWTFKGTPLAVKLFPSLRSCAIINFPKLRALPDDLHRAANLNELYLFQTYELREINNLPLAYKLKVANGRGLKKISNIPSLRYLEVDDCPNLECVENLDKLQHLVLICSEEMEQLPQWFQDLIEQHNNMASTHRSLKKFEMHCNLQLLMSCLEGNENWDILKHIPVVKIQTYSSKEYIRYTKDPYNYDANIPSN; encoded by the coding sequence ATGGCAATGATCTTAGATTTCTTTGTCTCAAAATTCATGACAATCACTGCCAACATGGTGGAGGTAGAGATCTTTAAGGTGCTCGGTGTCGATAAGGAGATCAAAGCTCTTCAAGAAAGGTTAGGGACAATCAATGGTTATCTCCACGAGGCAAAGGAAAAGAGGCATGAGAATGATGAAATTGATTTATGGGTGCGGAAGTTGAAGGATGTCATGTATGATGCTGATGATGTTATTGATCTCTGTATGATTGAAGGGGGAAAGTTATTGAAAGCTCGAGCTTTATCAGGTTCAACGACTATAAACATCCCTTTCAACTATCTCTTTTCATGCTTCCAATGCCTTAAATATCGCCATGATATTGCTAACCAGATTATAGCACTGAATAATAGGTTGGAAGATTTGAAAAAAGATATAGTTATAAGAAGTAACTTGGATCGAACAACCAAAGAATCAATTGAATATGTTAATAGATTGGTTACCCATGAAACATCTCACTTACAAGTTGAAGGGGATATTATAGGAACACAAATAAAAAATGCTACTGAGGTACTAGTTAATTTGATACTCGAGAATAACCCTAAGAAGTATCGTGTTCTTGGAGTTGTGGGAACAGGAGGAATTGGAAAGAGTACTCTAGCAAGCAAAATATTCGAGGATGAAAGgatcaaagataatttttcaaatagaATATGGTTGTATGTTTCTAAAAATTACACGGAGTCTGATTTGCTAAAAAATCTAATTAGGTCTGCGGAAGGAAGTGAAACCAAAGGAGAAAACCTTGAAGGAAAAAGTAAAGTGGAATTGGAAAATAAACTTGTGTCTATTCTTACTCAAAATACTTTTATTGTGCTAGATGATGTATGGAATTCATCTGTGTGGGTAGATTTCTTGAGAAAACCTATAATGAAAAGTGCAACAAGTTGTACGGTCTTAGTTACCTCTAGAATAGAAAAGATCGTAATGCTAATGAAGCCTAGATATATACATCCAGTTGAAAAAATGGATGAAGAAAGTGGTTGGACTTTGCTTAAACATTTAGTATTTGATGTTGAAGGAGATGAAGACGAGATATCAAGCTTCGAAGAAATAGGAATTAAACTTGTCAACAAATGTGACGGTTTGCCTCTTGCGATTAAAGCTATTGCAGGGGTTCTATACCAACAAAACAAAGCAAAATGGGAGGATGTTCTTGAAAGTGATGCATGGAATATGGATCAGATTGAGGAAGAATTAAGACCTTTATATTTGAGTTACGAAGACTTACCATCTAGATTCAAACAATGTTTTCTCTATTGCTCTTTGTATCCTCAAAAAGATATGTATTCTAAGGAGATTGTTCAGTTTTGGGTCGCCGAAGGTCTTATTATGGATGAACAAGATGAATTGAGGAGGGATATTCCAAATAAAAAGCAGAGAACAATGGAAGATCTAGGGGAGGAGATTTACAGGGAGTTACTTGGTAGAAATCTCTTAGAAGCTAAAAAAAATGATTTGTCCAAGAGTTTCTTCTCTATGCACGATCACTTCAGATCACTTTGTGCAAATTTACTGAGAGAGGAAGGGGTTTTATATCGACATGGTAGAGAATTCAAAGTAGATGATAATGTGAAAATTCGACGGCTGTCAATCTCTTGTATGGGGCCTATGCTAGTGTTACCGGCTCAAATTCTAAGACAAGCTTGTTTGAGAACTCTAATTCTCACGGACTCCCCTCAAACCAAGACAATCGAAGATAGTGTTCTGCAAGCATTACTGTGTTTGCGAGTTTTGGATCTCACAAAAACATCAATTGAAAAGATTCCAGATTGCATTGGAGATTTGTTGCATTTAAGATATCTAGATCTCGATGAAACAAATATTCGTGAGATTCCGACAACTATCGGGAACCTTGTAAACCTTCAGAGTCTGAATATCTTAAGGTGTAAGTTCTTGGAAAGACTTCCTGTGTCCATTACTAAGTTGCATAATCTAAGATGGCTTAACATGATTGGTTGTCCACTGCTCACTTATGTGCCCAAGGGAATTGGGAAACTGGAAAATATCTATAGCCTTTATGGATTTATGATTGGACAGAATGACTCAACTGAAGAAGGTTGTGATTTAGAAGAGCTGAAAAATCTCTCCAAGTTGAGAGTCCTAATCATTCTGAGGCTTGAGAGGGCAGAAAAAGGAGCCTCTGCACTTGCAAACAAGCCATTTCTTAAGGACCTTACGTTGTCATGGATGCGACCAAATGAGGAGGAAGATGACAATGGTGGAGGGCACGATGCTCAagccaatgaagaagaagatggtgatgGCAAGGATGATGGCTCTGGACAACGAActgaaactaaagaggaagaagaagacgaaaATGAGGAGGTGGAGGATgagggtgaggaagaagaagacgaaaATGAGGAGGtggatggtgaggaagaagaaaaaggatgGAATGAGGTGCAAATCAGTAAAGCCGAGAGGATATGCAATGAAATGTCTCAGCCTtcatcaaccttgatccaccttcACTTCTATGAGTACTGTGGCCGACAGTTCCCGAGCTGGATGGCATCCTCTTCCTTGGCTGAATCTTTTCCAAACTTGACGTATTTGAAGCTTGTTGGTTTGCCATGTTGCACGGAGCTCCCTCCCTTGGGTACACTGCCTCAGCTCAAGTTCCTCAGTATTGTAAGTGCAAACGCCATAACAGCCATTGGGTCTCAATTTCTCGGATCGAGAAGCTCTGCATTTCCCAAACTTGAAGTGCTCCGATTTGAAGACATGCCCAAATGGGAGGAGTGGACATTCAAGGGAACACCTCTTGCAGTGAAGTTGTTTCCGAGTCTCAGGAGTTGTGCTATTATCAACTTCCCAAAGCTAAGAGCTCTTCCTGACGACCTCCACCGAGCTGCCAACCTCAATGAACTGTACTTGTTCCAAACGTATGAGCTACGTGAGATCAATAACCTCCCCTTGGCTTACAAGCTTAAGGTCGCAAATGGCAGAGGGTTGAAGAAGATTTCCAACATCCCGTCATTAAGATATCTTGAGGTGGATGACTGTCCCAACTTGGAGTGCGTGGAGAATCTCGACAAGCTGCAGCATTTGGTGTTGATATGTTCAGAGGAAATGGAGCAGCTCCCGCAGTGGTTCCAGGACTTGATCGAGCAGCATAACAACATGGCCAGCACTCACAGGAGTTTGAAGAAGTTTGAGATGCACTGCAATCTTCAACTGCTAATGAGCTGTCTCGAAGGCAATGAGAATTGGGACATTCTCAAGCATATTCCTGTTGTCAAAATACAGACATATTCCAGCAAAGAGTACATCCGATATACCAAGGATCCCTACAACTATGATGCAAACATTCCTTCTAATTGA